DNA sequence from the Streptomyces sp. MST-110588 genome:
AGGCCCGCCCTTCCGCCCCCCCGTACACCTCCCCGCTCGGCCGGCCGGGGAACCCTCGGCATGGCGGACAATGGGAGGTATGCCTTCCGCACTGCCTGATGGTGAGCCCATGCCCGACGACGGGGCGCTGCCCCCTCATGCCCTGGCGGGAGCGGGCGGCCGGCCCCTCGGGTTCTATCTGCACGTGCCGTACTGCGCGACCCGCTGCGGCTACTGCGATTTCAACACCTACACCGCCACCGAGCTGCGCGGCTCCGGCGGCGCGCTCGCCTCGCGGGAGAACTACGCGCAGACCGTCGCCGAGGAGATCCGGCTGGCCCGCAAGGTGCTCGGGGACGACCCGCGGCCGGTGGAGACCGTCTTCGTCGGCGGCGGCACCCCGACCCTGCTGCCCGCCGCCGACCTGGGGCGGATGCTCGCCGCCATCCGGGAGGAGTTCGGCCTGGCCGAGGGCGCGGAGATCACCACGGAGGCGAACCCCGAGTCGGTGGACCCGCGCTACCTGGAGGAGCTGCGCGCGGCCGGGTTCAACCGTGTCTCCTTCGGGATGCAGAGCGCGCGGCAGCACGTACTGAAGATCCTGGACCGTACGCACACCCCCGGCCGCCCGGAGGCGTGTGTCGCCGAGGCGCGGGCGGCCGGCTTCGAACACGTCAACCTCGACCTGATCTACGGGACGCCGGGGGAGAGCGAGGAGGACTGGCGGGCGAGCCTGGACGCGGCGATCGGCGCGGGCCCCGACCATGTGTCGGCGTACGCGCTGATCGTGGAGGAGGGGACCCAGCTCGCCCGCCGCATCCGCCGCGGCGAGGTCCCGATGACCGACGACGACGTGCACGCCGACCGCTACCTGATCGCCGAGGAGGCGCTGACCGCGGCGGGCTTTGGGTGGTACGAGGTCTCGAACTGGGCGACCGGTGAGGCGGGCCGGTGCCGCCACAACGAGCTGTACTGGACCGGCGCCGACTGGTGGGGCGCGGGCCCCGGCGCGCACAGCCACGTCGGCGGCGTGCGCTGGTGGAACGTCAAGCACCCCGGCGCGTACGCCCAGGCGCTGGCGGCGGGCCGCTCACCGGGCGCGGGCCGCGAGGTCCTGCCCGAGGAGGACCGCCGCGTCGAACGCATCCTTTTGGAGCTGCGTCTCGCGGCCGGCTGCCCCCTGGACATCCTCGCCCCGGCCGGTGCCCGCGCCGCCGCCCGGGCGCTGGCCGACGGTCTGCTGGAGCCCGCCCCGTACCAGGCGGGACGCGCCGTACTGACCCTGCGCGGACGGCTGCTGGCGGACGCGGTGGTCAGGGACCTGGTGGACTGATCACTCACTTGAGTGAACTGGTTTCGCTACGCCGAGTGTCCGCCTGTGCCGTCCTTAGTCTGGCGCCGTAAATGCGGCGACAGAAAACGACAGGCCAGGGAAACGACCGCTGTGGATGAACGCCGGATGCCGGAGCTCTTGGAGAACCTTCAGGTTCCCGACGGCCTCAAGGCCGAGCTCCTCCGGGGGGAAATCGTGCTGACGGCGAGCCCGGATTGGGTCCACAACTGCATCGTTACGGATGTGATGGACCAGATCCCGCGACAGCGTTGGCGGCGCGTTCAGACGCAGGATGTCGACATCCTCGGTGAGAACAGCGAGCCGGTGCCCGACCTCGTGGTGCTGGAGCGCGGTGCCGGACCGGTGTCCGGGCGGCTGCTTCCCTCCGCCGTCCTCACGCTGCTCGTGGAAGTCGTCTCCAGGACCAGCGTCGAACGTGACTACGACATCAAGCGCTCCGTTTATGCGGCGGGCCGGGTTCCCGCCTACTTGATCATCGATCCCCTCATAGGACGGTGCGTCCTGCTCACCGAGCCCACCGGCAGCGGCGACGGCGCCGATTACGCCGTGCAACGCATCACCGAGTTCGGCGATCCGGTGCCGCTGGACCTGCTGGACGTCGGACTGGACACCCGTGCGTTCAGGACGCTTCCCCACGCTGGGCGGCACTCCCGGCCGTGACGAAGTCGATCAGTTCCTCCACCCGTCCCAGCAGCGCCGGTTCGACGTCCTTGTAGGAGCGTACGGAGGACAGGATGCGCTGCCAGGCCGCGCCGGTGTTCTGCGGCCAGCCCAGTGCCCGGCACACGCCCGTCTTCCAGTCCTGGCCGCGCGGTACGGACGGCCAGGCCGGTATGCCGACGGAGGACGGCTTCACGGCCTCCCAGACGTCGATGTACGGGTGGCCGACGATCAGGACATCGGGGTCGGTGACCGACGCCGCGATACGGGACTCCTTGGAGCCCGGAACGAGGTGGTCGACCAGGACGCCGAGGCGGGCGTCCGGGCCGGGGGAGAAGGAGCGCACGACGGCGGGCAGGTCGTCGATGCCCTCCAGGTACTCCACGACGACGCCCTCGATGCGCAGGTCGTCGCCCCACACCCGTTCGACCAGTTCGGCGTCGTGGCGGCCTTCCACGTAGATGCGTCCGGCGCGTGCCACCCGGGCGCGCGCTCCCGGGACGGCCAGTGAGCCGGATGCCGTACGGGCCGGGCGGCCGGCCGTGGCACCTCCCTGGGCGCCGCGGGGGCGTACGAGAGTGACGACCTGGCCCTCCAGCAGGAAGCCGCGCGGCTCCATGGGGAAGACCCGGTGCTTGCCGAAGCGGTCCTCCAAGGTGACCGTCGGACCCTGGGCGGATTTCTCGCACCGGACCACCGCGCCGCAAAAGCCCGTGGTGGCCTCTTCGACCACCAGGTCCACCGCCGCCTCGACCTGTGGCGCGGGCCGCTGCTTCTTCCACGGGGGCGTGAGATCGGGACCGTACTGTCTGCTGCGCATTGGACAGACGATAGGAAGCTTCGGCAGGTCAGGAGGGCGACACGCCGAAGCGGCGGCACAGCTCGGCACGCTGCGCACGGACGAAAGGGGCATCCACGACAGCGCCGTGTCCCGGGACGTAGACCGCGTCCTCGCCACCGAGGGCCAGCAGCCGGTCCAGCGCCGCCGGCCACCGGTCGGGCGCCGCGTCCGGCCCGGCCTGCGGTGCGCCGGACTCCTCGACCAGGTCGCCGCAGAAGACGACCGCGGGGGTGCCGGGCCCGGCGGGGACCAGGACCGCCAGGTCGTGGGCGGTGTGCCCGGGGCCGGCCACGGCCAGCACCACCTGCCGGCCGCCGAGATCCAGGACGTGTTCGCCGTGGACCGGGTGGCGCGGGCGGACGAGCAGATCGGTGGCCTCGGCGGCGGCGTCCGGGTCGGCCCCGTGCCGTACGGCGTCGGCGCGCAGGCCGTCCTTGTCGCGGGCCAGCAGCTCCGCCAGCCCGGCCGCGCCGAAGACCTCCACCCCGGCGAAGGCGGCCGTCCCCAGGACGTGATCGAAATGGGCGTGGGTGAGCGCTACGTGTGTCACCTCACGGCCGCCCGTCAGCCCGCGGATCTGCCGGCGCAGCCCGGCGCCGTCCGCGATCGTGGCGCCCGTATCGATGACCAGTACCCCCGCCGAGCCGATGACCAGGCCGATCGTCTCGTCCCAGCCGGGCATCCGGCGCCGTGCGACGCCCGCGCCGAGCTGTTCCCACCCGGCCTCTTCCCAACTCCTTTGCATACCAAGACGCTAGCCGTATCGCGGTAGCGTTGCCCGCCGGGCCGCGGCGGGAGCGACCCGGACGGAAGGGGGAAGGACGGCGGCGCCGGGCGGGCCGCCGTGAGAGGCGTCATGCCGACCGCCCTTGCCCTGGCCGTGTGACCCGGCCGTACACTGGCACAGGGTCTGGCACTCGGCCCCTGTGAGTGCCAGGCGGATGACCTGGAACAAGCCGAAGAAGACGGCCGGACTGGAGGTGTGCGCGATGCTCAGTGAACGCAGGCTCGAAGTGCTGCGCGCCATCGTCCAGGACTATGTCGGTACCGAGGAACCGGTCGGGTCCAAGGCGCTCACCGAGCGCCACAAGCTCGGCGTCTCCCCGGCCACAGTCCGTAACGACATGGCGGCGCTGGAGGACGAGGGTTTCATCGCCCAGCCTCATACGAGCGCCGGGCGGATCCCGACCGACAAGGGATACCGCCTCTTCGTCGACAAGCTGGCGGGCGTCAAGCCCCTGTCCACCCCGGAGCGGCGGGCCATCCAGAACTTCCTGGACGGCGCCGTCGACCTGGACGACGTGGTGGGGCGCACCGTCCGGCTGCTGGCACAGCTCACCCGGCAGGTCGCCGTCGTGCAGTACCCGTCGCTGACGCGCTCCACGGTGCGCCACGTCGAACTGCTGCTGCTGGCGCCGGCCCGGCTGATGCTCGTCCTGATCACGGACACCGGACGGGTCGAACAGCGCATGGTGGACTGCCCGGCGCCGTTCAGCGAGATGTCCCTGGCGGACCTGCGGGCACGGCTGAACAGCCGGGTCGTGGGCCGCCGGTTCACCGACGTCCCGCAACTGGTGCAGGACCTGCCGGAATCCTTCGAGCAGGAGGACCGCGGCACGGTCTCGACAGTGCTGTCGGTGTTGCTGGAGACTCTGGTCGAGGAGACCGAGGAGCGGCTGATGATCGGCGGAACCGCCAATCTCACGCGCTTCGGACATGATTTCCCACTGACCATCCGGCCGGTGCTGGAGGCCCTTGAGGAGCAGGTGGTGCTCCTCAAACTGCTCGGAGAGGCCAAGGACTCCGGCATGACCGTACGCATCGGGCACGAGAACGCCCACGAGGGCCTGACGTCCACATCGGTCGTCGCGGTCGGCTACGGTTCGGGCGACGAGGCAGTGGCCAAACTCGGCGTGGTCGGACCGACCCGCATGGACTACCCCGGAACGATGGGAGCGGTACGCGCAGTGGCACGTTACGTCGGACAGATCCTGGCGGAGTCGTAAGTGGCCACGGACTATTACGCGGTCCTGGGCGTACGGCGCGATGCCTCGCAGGACGAGATCAAGAAGGCTTTCCGGCGGCTGGCGCGCGAGCTCCACCCGGACGTGAACCCCGATCCCAAGACCCAGGAGCGGTTCAAGGAGATCAACGCCGCCTACGAGGTGCTGTCGGACCCGCAGAAGAAGCAGGTCTACGACCTCGGCGGCGACCCGCTCTCCCAGTCGGGCGGCGGCGGAGCGGGCGGCTTCGGCGCCGGCTTCGGCAACTTCTCCGACATCATGGACGCCTTCTTCGGACAGGCGTCGCAGCGCGGACCGCGCTCGCGCACCCGGCGCGGCCAGGACGCGATGATCCGGCTCGACATCGAGCTGGACGAGGCGGCCTTCGGCACGACCAAGGACATCCAGGTCGACACGGCCGTCGTCTGCACGACGTGCAGCGGCGAGGGCGCGGCGCCCGGGACTTCGGCGCAGACCTGTGACATGTGCCGCGGCCGGGGTGAGGTCTCCCAGGTCACCCGGTCCTTCCTGGGCCAGGTCATGACCTCGCGCCCGTGCCCGCAGTGCCAGGGCTTCGGTACGGTCGTGCCGACCCCGTGCCCGGAGTGCGCCGGTGACGGCCGCATCCGTTCGCGCCGTACGCTGACCGTCAAGATCCCGGCCGGTGTCGACAACGGGACGCGCATCCAGCTCGCGGGCGAGGGTGAGGTCGGCCCCGGCGGCGGCCCCGCCGGTGACCTGTACGTCGAGATCCACGAGCTGCCGCATCCGGTCTTCCAGCGGCGCGGCGATGACCTGCACTGCACGGTCACCATCCCGATGACGGCGGCGGCGCTGGGCACCAAGTGCCCGCTGGAGACGCTGGACGGGGTGGAGGAGGTCGACATCCGGCCCGGCACGCAGTCCGGCCAGTCGATCCCGCTGCACCAGCGCGGCGTGACGCATCTGCGCGGCGGCGGACGCGGTGACCTCGTCGTACACGTCGAGGTGCAGACCCCCACCAAGCTCGACCCCGAGCAGGAGGAACTGCTGCGCCGCCTCGCCAAGCTCCGCGGCGAGGAACGCCCCACGGGACAGTTCCAGCCGGGGCAGCAGGGGCTGTTCTCGCGGTTGAAGGATGCGTTCAACGGGCGGTAGGTCTGTGCCGACCGGGGGTCCGGGGGTTGCCTCCGGGTGAGAGGGGTCAGCCGGGGCAGCAGGGGCTGTTCTCGCGGTTGAAGGACGCGTTCAACGGGCGGTAGGTCTGTGTCGGCCGGGGGTCCGGGGGTTGTCCCCGGGTGAGGGGGGTCAGCCGGGGCAGCAGGGGCTGTTCTCGCGGTTGAAGGACGCGTTCAACGGGCGGCAGGCCCGGTTCAGTGGAGGGCGGTGGGCGTGACACGATGTGGTCATGCCCACCGCGCTGACCGATCTCTGCCGTCACCCGATCGTGCAGGCCCCCATGGCGGGAGGTGCCGCCTCCCCGGTGCTGGCCGCCGCCGTCTGCGAGGCCGGCGGTCTCGGCTTCCTGGCCGCCGGGTACAAGACCGCCGACGGCATGTACCAGGAGATCAAGCAGCTCCGTGGGCTGACGGGCCGGCCCTTCGGCGTGAATGTGTTCATGCCGCAGCCGCCGCTCGCCGATGTCGCCGCCGTCGAGGTCTACCGCGAACAGCTCGCGGGTGAATCGTCCTGGTATCAGACGCCGCTGGAGGAGATCGACCCGTGCGGCGGCGTGGACGACGGCTACGAGGCCAAGCTCGCCATCCTGCGTGAGGACCCGGTACCGGTGGTCTCCTTCACCTTCGGCTGCCCCTCCCGCGCCGTCTTCGACGCGTTCGCCAGGATCGGCACGTACACGGTCGTCACCGCCACCACCGCGGCCGAGGCACAGGCGGCCCAGTGGTCCGGCGCGGACGCGGTCTGTGTGCAGGGCATCGAGGCGGGCGGCCATCAGGGCACCCACCGCGACGACCCGCACGCCGACGCCACCGGCGCCGGCATGGGGCTGCTCTCGCTCGTCGCGCAGGTGCGCGAGGCCGTACAGATTCCCGTCATCGCCACGGGCGGGCTGATGCGCGGCTCGCAGATCGCCGCGGTGCTCGCGGCGGGCGCGTCGATGGCGCAGCTCGGTACGGCGTTCCTGGCCACCCCGGAGTCGGGCGCCCACGTGCTGCACAAGCAGGCGCTGACCAACCCCCTGTTCACCCGTACGGAACTGACCCGGGCCTTCTCCGGGCGTCCGGCCCGCGGCCTGGTCAACCGCTTCATGCGCGAGCACGGCCCGTACGCCCCGGCCGCCTATCCCGCCGTCCACCACCTCACCTCCGGCCTGCGCAAGGCCGCGGCCAAGGCGGGTGACGCACAGGGCATGGCGCTGTGGGCCGGGCAGGGGCACCGGATGGCGCGCGAGCTGCCCGCCGGGGAACTGATCGAGGTGCTGATGGCCGAACTGGAGGCCACCCGGCAGTCGTTGCGCGCGGGTGACGTCATGAGCGGCGGCATCGGCGGTGAGGTGAGCGGTGACAGGAACGGCGGCGTGAGTGGCGCGATGAGCGGCGAGATCAGTGGTGGCACGGGCGGCGACATCAGTGGTGGCACGGGCGGTGGCATGAGTGGCGGCATGAGCGGTGACATGAGTGGCGGCATGGGCGGCAATCCGGGAAGCGCGTCATGACGGCGCCGGTCTTCCTCGTGGAGAAGGTGCCGGGGCCCGGCGAGACCGTGCTGGACGGGCCCGAGGGCCGGCACGCGGTGTCCGTACGGCGGCTGCGCGCCGGTGAGGACGTGGTGTTGACCGACGGGCGCGGCAGGGCGGCCGAGGGCGAGGTGGTGGCGACCGAGGGCAAGGACCGCCTCGTGGTGCGGGTGACCGCCGGACGGACCGAGCCGGAACCCGTCCCGCACATCACGGTCGTCCAGGCTCTCCCCAAGGGCGACCGCGGCGAACTGGCCGTGGAGACCATGACGGAGACCGGCGTGGACGCCATCGTCCCGTGGCCGGCGGCGCGCTGCATCACCCAGTGGAAGGGGGAGCGGGCCGCCAAGGCGCTGGCCAAGTGGCGTGCCACGGCGCGCGAGGCGGGCAAGCAGTCGCGCCGGCTGCGTTTCCCCGAGGTCACCGACGCGATGACGACCAAGCAGGTGGCCGAGCTGCTGGCCGGGGCCGATCTCGCGGCCGTCCTGCACGAGGACCGGGTGGCGGACAGCGTGCCGCTGGCCACCGCCGAACTGCCCGCCGAGGGCCGGATCGTCCTGGTCGTGGGACCCGAAGGCGGTGTGTCGCCCGAAGAGTTGACGGTTTTCGCCGCGGCGGGGGCGCGGCCGTACCGGCTGGGTACGAGCGTGCTGCGTACCTCCACCGCCGGTACGGCCGCGACCGCGCTGCTGCTGGGGCGCACCGGGCGCT
Encoded proteins:
- the dnaJ gene encoding molecular chaperone DnaJ, with protein sequence MATDYYAVLGVRRDASQDEIKKAFRRLARELHPDVNPDPKTQERFKEINAAYEVLSDPQKKQVYDLGGDPLSQSGGGGAGGFGAGFGNFSDIMDAFFGQASQRGPRSRTRRGQDAMIRLDIELDEAAFGTTKDIQVDTAVVCTTCSGEGAAPGTSAQTCDMCRGRGEVSQVTRSFLGQVMTSRPCPQCQGFGTVVPTPCPECAGDGRIRSRRTLTVKIPAGVDNGTRIQLAGEGEVGPGGGPAGDLYVEIHELPHPVFQRRGDDLHCTVTIPMTAAALGTKCPLETLDGVEEVDIRPGTQSGQSIPLHQRGVTHLRGGGRGDLVVHVEVQTPTKLDPEQEELLRRLAKLRGEERPTGQFQPGQQGLFSRLKDAFNGR
- a CDS encoding DUF3097 domain-containing protein, producing MRSRQYGPDLTPPWKKQRPAPQVEAAVDLVVEEATTGFCGAVVRCEKSAQGPTVTLEDRFGKHRVFPMEPRGFLLEGQVVTLVRPRGAQGGATAGRPARTASGSLAVPGARARVARAGRIYVEGRHDAELVERVWGDDLRIEGVVVEYLEGIDDLPAVVRSFSPGPDARLGVLVDHLVPGSKESRIAASVTDPDVLIVGHPYIDVWEAVKPSSVGIPAWPSVPRGQDWKTGVCRALGWPQNTGAAWQRILSSVRSYKDVEPALLGRVEELIDFVTAGSAAQRGEAS
- the hemW gene encoding radical SAM family heme chaperone HemW yields the protein MPSALPDGEPMPDDGALPPHALAGAGGRPLGFYLHVPYCATRCGYCDFNTYTATELRGSGGALASRENYAQTVAEEIRLARKVLGDDPRPVETVFVGGGTPTLLPAADLGRMLAAIREEFGLAEGAEITTEANPESVDPRYLEELRAAGFNRVSFGMQSARQHVLKILDRTHTPGRPEACVAEARAAGFEHVNLDLIYGTPGESEEDWRASLDAAIGAGPDHVSAYALIVEEGTQLARRIRRGEVPMTDDDVHADRYLIAEEALTAAGFGWYEVSNWATGEAGRCRHNELYWTGADWWGAGPGAHSHVGGVRWWNVKHPGAYAQALAAGRSPGAGREVLPEEDRRVERILLELRLAAGCPLDILAPAGARAAARALADGLLEPAPYQAGRAVLTLRGRLLADAVVRDLVD
- a CDS encoding 16S rRNA (uracil(1498)-N(3))-methyltransferase; the protein is MTAPVFLVEKVPGPGETVLDGPEGRHAVSVRRLRAGEDVVLTDGRGRAAEGEVVATEGKDRLVVRVTAGRTEPEPVPHITVVQALPKGDRGELAVETMTETGVDAIVPWPAARCITQWKGERAAKALAKWRATAREAGKQSRRLRFPEVTDAMTTKQVAELLAGADLAAVLHEDRVADSVPLATAELPAEGRIVLVVGPEGGVSPEELTVFAAAGARPYRLGTSVLRTSTAGTAATALLLGRTGRWS
- a CDS encoding Uma2 family endonuclease, producing the protein MPELLENLQVPDGLKAELLRGEIVLTASPDWVHNCIVTDVMDQIPRQRWRRVQTQDVDILGENSEPVPDLVVLERGAGPVSGRLLPSAVLTLLVEVVSRTSVERDYDIKRSVYAAGRVPAYLIIDPLIGRCVLLTEPTGSGDGADYAVQRITEFGDPVPLDLLDVGLDTRAFRTLPHAGRHSRP
- the hrcA gene encoding heat-inducible transcriptional repressor HrcA, yielding MLSERRLEVLRAIVQDYVGTEEPVGSKALTERHKLGVSPATVRNDMAALEDEGFIAQPHTSAGRIPTDKGYRLFVDKLAGVKPLSTPERRAIQNFLDGAVDLDDVVGRTVRLLAQLTRQVAVVQYPSLTRSTVRHVELLLLAPARLMLVLITDTGRVEQRMVDCPAPFSEMSLADLRARLNSRVVGRRFTDVPQLVQDLPESFEQEDRGTVSTVLSVLLETLVEETEERLMIGGTANLTRFGHDFPLTIRPVLEALEEQVVLLKLLGEAKDSGMTVRIGHENAHEGLTSTSVVAVGYGSGDEAVAKLGVVGPTRMDYPGTMGAVRAVARYVGQILAES
- a CDS encoding nitronate monooxygenase — encoded protein: MPTALTDLCRHPIVQAPMAGGAASPVLAAAVCEAGGLGFLAAGYKTADGMYQEIKQLRGLTGRPFGVNVFMPQPPLADVAAVEVYREQLAGESSWYQTPLEEIDPCGGVDDGYEAKLAILREDPVPVVSFTFGCPSRAVFDAFARIGTYTVVTATTAAEAQAAQWSGADAVCVQGIEAGGHQGTHRDDPHADATGAGMGLLSLVAQVREAVQIPVIATGGLMRGSQIAAVLAAGASMAQLGTAFLATPESGAHVLHKQALTNPLFTRTELTRAFSGRPARGLVNRFMREHGPYAPAAYPAVHHLTSGLRKAAAKAGDAQGMALWAGQGHRMARELPAGELIEVLMAELEATRQSLRAGDVMSGGIGGEVSGDRNGGVSGAMSGEISGGTGGDISGGTGGGMSGGMSGDMSGGMGGNPGSAS
- a CDS encoding MBL fold metallo-hydrolase; this encodes MQRSWEEAGWEQLGAGVARRRMPGWDETIGLVIGSAGVLVIDTGATIADGAGLRRQIRGLTGGREVTHVALTHAHFDHVLGTAAFAGVEVFGAAGLAELLARDKDGLRADAVRHGADPDAAAEATDLLVRPRHPVHGEHVLDLGGRQVVLAVAGPGHTAHDLAVLVPAGPGTPAVVFCGDLVEESGAPQAGPDAAPDRWPAALDRLLALGGEDAVYVPGHGAVVDAPFVRAQRAELCRRFGVSPS